From Aedes albopictus strain Foshan chromosome 1, AalbF5, whole genome shotgun sequence, one genomic window encodes:
- the LOC134291354 gene encoding uncharacterized protein K02A2.6-like → MRNWNLKIDFCFISTDEQDDKQLLDPLLRKHAAVFEGELGRFKHNQIHLALKKDAVPKFCKPRKIPLAFKEKVEAELDRLQSSGIILKAPSSEAEWGSPLVPVLKKDYRVTVNPFLLDDHHPFPVIEDIFAALQGGKYFAKLDLKNAYYQLEVDNETKKILEWSTHRGVYWMNRLPFGTKPACAIFQGTLKRVLQGCRGTVIYLDDVLISGVTGRELLENLDEVLSGLKEVGFLLNKNKCVFFKQTVAYLGHVIDEDGLHKYPEKVREILDIKDI, encoded by the coding sequence ATGAGGAATTGGAACTTGAAGATTGATTTTTGCTTCATTTCAACGGATGAACAGGATGATAAGCAGTTATTGGATCCACTCCTAAGGAAGCATGCAGCAGTATTTGAAGGTGAGTTAGGCCGTTTCAAACACAACCAGATTCATTTGGCTCTGAAGAAGGACGCTGTACCAAAATTCTGCAAACCAAGGAAAATCCCGTTGGCATTCAAAGAGAAAGTTGAAGCGGAACTGGACAGATTGCAGAGTTCAGGAATAATTTTGAAGGCCCCTTCTTCTGAAGCTGAATGGGGTTCACCGTTAGTTCCAGTTCTGAAGAAAGATTACCGTGTCACCGTAAATCCGTTCCTGTTGGACGATCATCATCCATTTCCTGTTATCGAGGACATTTTTGCGGCACTCCAGGGAGGAAAATATTTTGCCAAGTTAGATTTGAAGAATGCGTACTACCAGCTTGAAGTTGATAACGAGACGAAGAAGATTCTGGAATGGAGCACGCATCGTGGAGTTTATTGGATGAACCGTCTTCCGTTTGGCACGAAACCAGCCTGTGCAATATTTCAAGGTACGTTGAAGCGAGTTCTTCAAGGTTGCCGTGGTACTGTTATCTATCTAGATGACGTTTTGATTTCCGGGGTGACAggacgggaactcctggagaatctggatgaagttttGAGTGGTCTGAAGGAAGTCGGGTTTCTGTTGAACAAAAACAAATGTGTATTCTTCAAACAGACGGTAGCGTACCTCGGACATGTAATTGATGAAGATGGACTACACAAATATCCGGAAAAGGTGAGAGAAATTTTGGATATCAAGGATATTTGA